From the Thermotoga sp. genome, the window TACGCATCCGCGATAACGGAGGTGATGAGCTTTATAGATCTGATCGCATCATCATTTCCCGGGATCACGTAATCGATCGGATCAGGATCACAGTTCGTATCAACTATGGCCACGATGGGAATACCGAGTTTGTTAGCCTCGGCAACGGCGATCTTTTCTTTTCTCGGATCCACTATGTAGACGATATCGGGAAGTTTCCTCATCTCCTTGAGTCCACCCAGGTTCTTTCTGAGTTTTTCCAGCACCCTTCTTATTCTACTCTGCTCTTTTTTCGGAAGTTCGTCGAGCTTTCCACTCTGTTCCATCTCCTCGAGTTCGATGAGCTTGTCGATTCTGGTCCTGATCGTCTTGAAGTTCGTGAGGAGTCCGCCAAGCCATCTGTTGTTCACGTAGAAGGCCCCACACCTTTCCGCTTCCGCTTTTATGACACCCTGGGCCTGTTTTTTCGTTCCCACAAAGAGAATCGTCGCACCTTCACTGGCTTTTTCCCTCACGAAGTAGTAGGCTTCCTCTAAGAGTTGCTGGGTCTTCTGAAGGTCGATGATGTAGATCCCTTTTCTCTCTGTGTAGATGTAAGGAGCCATCTTCGGGTTCCATCTTCTCGTTCTGTGTCCAAAATGTACTCCCGCTTCCAGGAGCTGTTTCATGGTGACAACCGCCACGAACAACACCTCCATCCTTTTGGTTTTGACCCTCCGCTCCCTTCACACCCACACCGGCCTTTTTACAGGCACCGAGGGTGGGATCCAGGAGCGTGTGTGATAAGTCCCTTGGGGATTTTATCATCGAAGAGAAGAATTTTCAATTGCTTCTACTCTGAACTCTTGGATCCACGATGAATTTCACAACATAAAAACACGCAAACGATCCTATCAAACCCGTGACAACCATGAGAGAGCCGTACCCGAAGGCGTCTGCCATCTTGCCACCAATGAGCGGGGCTATGAAAGAAAAAGGTGCGATGGAAAAGTACAGAGACCCCATGTAGAGCTCCTTCCTTTTCCCAGAGACAAAATCCAGTGTGATCGCCATGTTTCCCACGTTGTTTGTGGTGTTGACGAGTCCAACCAGAGCAAAAACAAGGTAAGCGTGTACTGGATCTGTTGAGAAGAACGCTATCAAAACGGCAAGAGAATAGAAAATCTTGCTGAAGAGAAGATTCAATTTGTGTCCTTTTCTGTCACCCAAAGGGCCAAACACGAACGACGAAACACCCTGGGATGCAAGAACTATCGCTGTGAACACCGCTGCTGCATCGTCTGGAAGTGAGAATTTCTCCAGCAGATACACAGTGATGAAACCACTGGAGGCGAACATGAAACTGGTAATGATTCTCTCTATCAAGAAATTTCTGAAGTTTCTGTCCAGAAATACATGTTTCATATTCTTTATGTAGTTCCATATGGGTTCGTTCACCGGAGTGATCTGATCGGGTACTTCCCTGGTGAGTGCCAAGAAGACGAAAGACACCATGAAGAAAACAAACGCTGTGAGAAACACGTACCCAAAGTTTCTCGGAAACGGATAGTTTGCAAGCAAGTCCTTCGCTATGATAGAACCACCGATCCCCAGGATTGCTCCCAGACCGTTTCCCATAGCAAAGAAAGTGCCCCTTCTTTTTGGATTGATGACCTTCTCTATCATGCTCATCCACGGTGGTCCCAGAAACCCCATAGAGAAC encodes:
- the rpsB gene encoding 30S ribosomal protein S2 → MAVVTMKQLLEAGVHFGHRTRRWNPKMAPYIYTERKGIYIIDLQKTQQLLEEAYYFVREKASEGATILFVGTKKQAQGVIKAEAERCGAFYVNNRWLGGLLTNFKTIRTRIDKLIELEEMEQSGKLDELPKKEQSRIRRVLEKLRKNLGGLKEMRKLPDIVYIVDPRKEKIAVAEANKLGIPIVAIVDTNCDPDPIDYVIPGNDDAIRSIKLITSVIADAYLEGREGAPLTTEETPETEETTEEMAGEINLEDLEEEEV
- a CDS encoding MFS transporter, which codes for MKHLTERDYRWNFIVNSLDNAFFSLGMTLGSIFTLFPVFAKNLGASNVELGLIPAIANLGWGIPAIWGAKYAERSPKKLNLVLKVTLGERLPYFLMALISFYLAVSSPKFALYLSILMMGIATFSMGFLGPPWMSMIEKVINPKRRGTFFAMGNGLGAILGIGGSIIAKDLLANYPFPRNFGYVFLTAFVFFMVSFVFLALTREVPDQITPVNEPIWNYIKNMKHVFLDRNFRNFLIERIITSFMFASSGFITVYLLEKFSLPDDAAAVFTAIVLASQGVSSFVFGPLGDRKGHKLNLLFSKIFYSLAVLIAFFSTDPVHAYLVFALVGLVNTTNNVGNMAITLDFVSGKRKELYMGSLYFSIAPFSFIAPLIGGKMADAFGYGSLMVVTGLIGSFACFYVVKFIVDPRVQSRSN